Genomic segment of Chelonoidis abingdonii isolate Lonesome George chromosome 5, CheloAbing_2.0, whole genome shotgun sequence:
GCACATCCGCTGCAGGGACTGGCACGCTGTTGAGGGAACAAGCCGAAGAAATGCCGCGCTCCGAACTCAAGCTCCTCTGGCGAGCGCCCGCCTCCCTCCCCGGCAGGAGCCCGGAGAGCCCCGCCCCGCGCCCGGCCAGGCAGGGAGGCGGGGCCGAGCCGGCCCGGTGCTGAAGTTGCACGGGATGGTGGAAGTTCCGCGGCCGGGGGAGGCCAGGGCTGTGGGCGGCTGCCCTCGGCGCAGGTGAGGCGCGCGGGTCCCCAAGGCGCGTGCGGCATGCAGCCGGCCCCGGGGGCATAGCGAGCATCGCGGGGGCACAGCGAGCGCCCCGGCCCGCTCGCCCAGCGCGGACTCCCTAGAGCCCGAGCCGCGGGACCTTCTGCGCAGGTAATGGCCTGCgccctactgctgctgcttctggcctgtGGCTTGCTGGGTCCGTGCCAGCAGGAGCCCCAGACCCCGGACTGGAGGATGACCCTCAAGACCATCCGGAACGGGGTGCACAAGATAGACATGTACCTGAACGCGGCTCTGGATCTCCTGGGAGGAGAGGACGGCCTGTGTCTGTATAAATGCAGCGACGGTAATAACAAGTAATAACCTTCTACCTAACGCCCAGCGCGGGGGGAGGGAGGCGCTGAGCTCCCAGCAGAGGTGGGCCTGGATTTCTGGAGAGAGTTGGAGGCAAACTTTGCAGCAGATTCCTTTCCAAAAATATACTACACGATGGCAACGAAAAGTAAATCTGGCTCTAAAAACTCTGAAGGAGTTCAGTTCCAGATGGCATGGGTTGGGTCCCTTTCTAGGGGCAACAGATTAGTGTCCAGGTAAAATGTTGAGCATCTGGTTAGGATTAATGCAGTCTGAACCATGACATCATCTGAGGCTTTTGGCTTAGGAATTTCTCTTGCCCTAATGTACCATCATAtagagatctctctctctctgcctccatcaAACCCAGAAGAGAACAAAAACTGTCAGTTTCTACAGTTATTTGGATAACTGATATTTATGACAGCCTGACATCATTAATATCTTGtctggaacttttaaaaaaattgtacgTTAAAAATAGAGTTACGTACAGCCCTGTCTTCACATCAGCCTTCGTTATTACAGGGTTTAGTTTCCATATCTTGAAGATAATGTATAGTGTCTATATTGTACTTATAAGTCTGACACATGATTGGTTGTCAGTGATTTTTGTTAACTTTTGTGACAGTGTCTACTATTTTTGTCTTTAGCAACCCTAACTTGCCCTAGTTTAGTAATAGAACTGTTTTGCAGCACTCTTCAAAGTGACCACTCTTCTCACTGTAATTAATTGCCACAGGTGTAATTTAGTACTTTCGTAATTCCAAGGGTCTTTATCTTTCATATACAAAAAGTCTGAAAAACATCAGATCCTAGTACAGCCAATAAGTGTAGAATGGTAAGGAGTTTATTCCCTTAAGTGCCAATACTTCTGTAATAATGTTCCCTGAAACTTCCACCATATTTGCTATTCCAAATTCAATACAAAAATGAGGACCTATTTAGGTTACTGTGGAGAAGTTACTCGATTTAACAAACACACAATTGCCAGAAGTTTAATGAAAAACTTAGAACAGGATTTTAGTGAATCTTGAGCTTTGGCTTAATACCTGTTACTTAAGTTAACATGTGCTATTTGCAGTACTAAAACAAACTAAGTGAATTGTGTATCATTGGGCATACATTTTTTTGCCTGGAAGGGTCAAGACAGAATCTTTTTCTCCAGCTATGACATTACACATTTCATTAGGTATAGTATGAGGATTTACTTTCCTTTGCCCCTGGTATTTTTCATTATTAGAATCTAGCATATGTAAGGTACTTCAGTCAGGGACTATTTTGGTAAAATAATCAAGACTATTTATAACCTCAAGAGAtatgaaagtaaaaaatgaaGGATTGACTGGAATAAGCCCTTTTCAACTGGGCTAGTGAAGTCCCATCTGAAATTTCTTCCTTACAAATACCTAGAATGCATTTAGTGTATGTACATGCAGTTTTTTTGTGATGCCTCTCTGCTTTAGGAGTAGCAGTGACATCATGCATTGCTTTCTAGCCTCCCACCTCAACACATACGCTCTCCCATGTACTCCCTTCCGTAGAATGCTTCCTTCAGTTTGGTCTCAGATGCCAAAAGCAGTTTAGCTGTAGTCTTTAAAAATTCAATATTTCTCCTTATTCTAGTGTACATATCACAGTAATTTTGTGATGTTTCCCCTTTGCATGCTTTCTAAAATATCAAGGAAGCCCTGCTCAAACAGAATCAATTAATCAACGCTGTGATTGTACAGGAATAAGCAATAATACTTCTGTATCATGTTCACgccagttagtagttctgctgTCTAAAATGAAAATTCAGAGCAGTGTCTTGGATTATAGATAAGAAAAGAATGCAGAAGTCTAGGTAAATTTACTAGAActtgtttttctgctttttagTTCTTCCCTGCATATAGTACACTTCTGCCTTTCCTAGTATATTCTTTATAGGCCAGATGTTTTGAATTTGGATGCCTAAAATCAAACCAaatcaataaatacattttttatttaatttaagagGTACTTAATACCTGTAGCTCCCCCTGACTAGCAGCTTGGTGGGAGCTCTGaatattcaggtgcctaaatatggatttaaatgcCCAACGTTAAGCAtagttttgaaaactttggcctgtATTGTTTTAAGCAGTAAAATAGGGGTCTGTGCGGTAGCTTGACACAAAAGATCTGTACTTTTGTACTGCATTTAACATAAAATTCCTTTTTTACAGGTTCAAAGCCTCTTCCACGTTATGGGTATAAGCTTTCACCTCCGAATGGATGCGGATCGCCGCTATTTGGAGTTCATGTAAATCTTTCCTTcgtgcattttattttttcatatttaaaaatgggTTGTGAGCGATCTACTTCAAAAACAAGTGTGCTAGTTTTACACTTCCATTCTAAACACAGAAATGTGCATCATTTAtaagaccattatgatcattgtGCAAGTTGTCAGAATAAGAGAGGCCAAAGAACCTTACCCATTAATTTCTGCATGAAGCCCATAACTTTGAGTTGcagtagatcttttagaaaaatatctagtCTCAATTTAAAGACGTTGAGTGATGGAGAAGCTATCACATCTGTATATAAGTTTTGCTATTTGCTTACACTCACTcaaaaatcagaggggtagccaggttagtttggatctgtaaaaagcagagtcctgtggcaccctttaaggctaacagatgtattggatcataagctttcgtgagtgaaagcttatgctccaatacatctgttagtcttaaagggtgccaccggactctctgcttttcacttaaaaatgtgcacttaatttctagtctgaacttgtctatcttcagcttcctgccctggtgtccacacttctgtcataaatagatagctaagggttaatgtttctttcacctgtaaagggttaacaaagagaaccaaacacctgaccagaggaccaatcaggaaactggattttttcaaagctcagggggagggaattttttggctCGGTCTTTGTCTGGCTCCACAGATGAGagggatttttcttctttctatcttcaagttttctaatcttcagtttcaaagttgtaagtaaaggtagaaaaaccaatatggcgtttgttttttttttgtattacacgTGTGTAGTTGCCGGAATGTTTAAATGGTATCTtcttttgaataagtctgttattcatatttttcttttaagtaatagccctgtgtattgtcaactaaTGAGAGATCAATATgttcatgttttttttctctcttttttacataaagctttctttttaagacttgtttgagtttctctctctgggtaggctaagaacgAAGGAAGGGGAATCTCTTTGTTAGATCTAATGAGGGTAacgctctgcagcaccaggaattggtgggaggggaaaagagagaatcattttctgttccttgtatttgtggtggttgtctctttgtggaatagaggagacatgcttcttggtattgtgatgtaaagagattgcatcagtaactctcaggttagcccagagaggaaagtctgggtgggagagagagggggaagggaagtgggttatttccctttggggtAAGACTcggggcttctgagtcttggggtcccccagagaaggttttgggagactagagagggagccaagtcctggaaatcacttggctggtggcagcgagatcaaatctgagctggtaattaagtttagaagggttcatgcaggcacccagatttctggacgctaaggtccagatttgggaaagatgcttatgataacttCAAAAGAGGATGCTGAAAAACTGGAATAGGTTCAGaagagagctacaagaatgatacGAAGTGTGGACAATTTGCCCTGTAATGAGATAGttaagctcaatctatttagtttgtcCAAGAGAAagctaagaggtgacttgatcatgatcTCCAAGAACCTATATGGGGAAAATATTTATGATTGTATATTGTGTGGTTAGATTTCCTAAACCGAATATTCATGTTTTTGTTGGTTGGAGCTGAACTTCAGCATTATTACATGGGAGAAACAATTAGTCACCGCTTATAATAGATAGGGCCCTAGCAAATTCAGTCCATTTTGTGGAATTTCATAATCctaggattaaaaaaaaccaccacacaagtttcatgatttcagatatttaaatctgaaatttcagtgttgtaactgtgggagtcctgacccaaaaaaagattgtcgggggagggggaaattgcaaggttattgcaggagggtcatggtattgccatccttctgcactgctcctgactgcggcactgccttcagagctgggcagctggagagtggcatgtgctggctgggtgcccagctgtgaaggcagcaccaccgccaGCAGCTGTGTAGGAGTAGGATGGCATGGTACGATATtgtcactcttacttctgtgctgctgctggcagggtggtGTCTTCAGCACTGGGcatctggccagcagctgctgctctctagcCACCCAGCTTAGaatgcagcacagaagtaagggtggcaaaaccgtgaacccccctacaataatcaTGCAACCCCCTGTAaccccttttgggttgggacccccagtttgagacactCCAgcaaaatctgtatagtataaggtaaaagtacacaaaaagaccagatttcatgctCCATGACCCATTTGTCATGGctatgaatttgatagggccgtAGTAATAGATTAGTAACTGGATGTTTATGAATGTAAATCTTTTTCTTCGGTATCCTAGAATTAGAGGAATGATATTAAATGACTGAGCATTCAACAagcaacctccccaccccccacctgaaGATCTAAGACCTGCAGTGGATGAAATAGAATATTTTCTGGTTTAAAACCAAGAATATGGGGTTGGTCTAATGGTATCACTCTGCGCTGTGATGGGAGAATCTAGGGTTCAGTTCCTCTCTCACTGTCCATGCCAGTAACATTTTGCTCACTATTTGGAGTAGCgagtaatgcattttaaataaaaccaaaaacttGAACCATATTGATTCAACAGTGTGCATAGAAGGCAGGCAATTTTTACCAATCCCGATGCAATAAAATTATCTTGTTGGCTTGAGTACtaaccttttttccttttcagtttgaCATTGGTATCCCTTCGATGACAAAGTGCTGTAATCAACATGACAGATGCTATGATACCTGTGGCAACAGAAAAAATGATTGTGATGAACAGTTCCAGTATTGTCTCTCCAAGATCTGCAGAGAAGTACAGAAAACACTAGGAATATCAGAGAGTGTACAGGGTAAGGCAGAAAAATAGCATGCAGGTTATACTGAGTTGATCTTTTACTGAAGTTGTATAAAgattcagactttaaggccagaagggactatcatgatcatctagtttcaCCTCCTACAACTGCAGGTCACAGATCCTCACCCACTCACCACTCCTGCAGTAGGCCCATAACCTCAGGCTGAGTTACTcgagtcttgatttaaaaacttgaaGTTTCAAAGAATCTGCAATTGTCTCTAATTCCAGCCAGCAAGACACCttgctgccccatgctgcagaggaaggcaaaaaaacccctaggatctctgccagtctgaACTGATGGGAAAATACCTTCCTGATCCCATAAAATTCTCACAGTAAAATGACTGAGCAAataatcctttctggccttaaattaatatatatatatatatatatatatatatatatataaaatatagtaaatgaaacaatgaattcacactactgtggctcttttggatgatgttgatcgctaatttggctcctgaaccactgaggtctcaGTATAACTGAGTTAGACCATGACAAcagtgagacacacacacacacacacacactccccgaGGGGGGacgggacaaaaaaaaaaaaagattctagtAACTCAGGGCCCTCCCCATCTACTATCCAGTCTcaggccattggagatatttgctaatagcaattGTGGGAGGGCCATAAGTTATTGTAGATGATCTGATCatatccccctctcccccatgaatTTATCAAACTCACATCTCAGTCTTGTAAACAagggtaataacacttccctgtgtctactggaaatacctcatctgatgcatcctaggactgtaTTAGCCTCTGGCCACATCACATTGTCATCCTGTGATCATCTAGTACACCTAGGGCTTTCTCggcctctgttacttccaactgataagttctcagtttatagcaaaaattcttgttgttagtccctgcGTTCATGGGTTTGCACTTTGCACTGTTAAATTTcaatcccattt
This window contains:
- the LOC116827257 gene encoding group XIIA secretory phospholipase A2 isoform X3, which encodes MACALLLLLLACGLLGPCQQEPQTPDWRMTLKTIRNGVHKIDMYLNAALDLLGGEDGLCLYKCSDGSKPLPRYGYKLSPPNGCGSPLFGVHFDIGIPSMTKCCNQHDRCYDTCGNRKNDCDEQFQYCLSKICREVQKTLGISESVQACESTVQLLFDAVIHLGCKPYLDSQRAACMCQYEDKTDL